The proteins below are encoded in one region of Silene latifolia isolate original U9 population chromosome 2, ASM4854445v1, whole genome shotgun sequence:
- the LOC141630868 gene encoding protein COBRA isoform X1: protein MLISSAHRLSIFTTFVLFSLYSLNFTPSAAYGRSNPNGNITSKWDVVQWTPDGYVAVVTIYNFQHNRRIQAPGWRLGWTWAKKEVIWNVVGAKATRQGDCSRFKRNIPHSCSKNPTIIDLKPDAPYNQRIANCCRGGVLSSWFGYRPHSVSAFQISVGNAGTTNRTVRMPKKFTFDAPGAVYTCGPSKIIRPTIFITADRRRMTQALMTWNVTCLYSGVKRFT from the exons ATGTTGATATCATCAGCTCATCGTTTGTCTATCTTCACGACTTTCGTCCTATTTTCTCTCTATTCTCTAAACTTCACTCCTTCGG CAGCTTATGGTCGATCCAATCCAAATGGAAATATAACCAGCAAGTGGGATGTGGTACAATGGACTCCTGATGGTTATGTT GCCGTGGTAACAATCTACAACTTCCAACATAATCGCCGGATTCAAGCACCAGGATGGAGACTAGGGTGGACATGGGCTAAAAAAGAGGTCATATGGAATGTAGTCGGAGCCAAAGCAACACGTCAAGGCGACTGCTCCCGTTTTAAAAGAAACATTCCACATAGCTGTTCAAAAAACCCGACAATTATCGACTTGAAGCCCGACGCTCCCTATAACCAAAGGATTGCCAATTGTTGTCGAGGAGGGGTGCTTAGTTCTTGGTTTGGCTATCGACCACATTCGGTTAGCGCATTTCAAATTAGTGTCGGAAATGCTGGTACTACTAATAGGACCGTCCGAATGCCTAAAAAATTTACGTTTGATGCACCCGGAGCTGTTTATACATGTGGCCCTTCAAAGATTATTAGGCCTACAATATTCATTACTGCTGATAGGAGGAGAATGACTCAAGCGTTGA TGACTTGGAACGTTACCTGCTTGTATTCTGGCGTCAAAAGGTTTACGTAA
- the LOC141630868 gene encoding protein COBRA isoform X2, whose translation MLISSAHRLSIFTTFVLFSLYSLNFTPSAYGRSNPNGNITSKWDVVQWTPDGYVAVVTIYNFQHNRRIQAPGWRLGWTWAKKEVIWNVVGAKATRQGDCSRFKRNIPHSCSKNPTIIDLKPDAPYNQRIANCCRGGVLSSWFGYRPHSVSAFQISVGNAGTTNRTVRMPKKFTFDAPGAVYTCGPSKIIRPTIFITADRRRMTQALMTWNVTCLYSGVKRFT comes from the exons ATGTTGATATCATCAGCTCATCGTTTGTCTATCTTCACGACTTTCGTCCTATTTTCTCTCTATTCTCTAAACTTCACTCCTTCGG CTTATGGTCGATCCAATCCAAATGGAAATATAACCAGCAAGTGGGATGTGGTACAATGGACTCCTGATGGTTATGTT GCCGTGGTAACAATCTACAACTTCCAACATAATCGCCGGATTCAAGCACCAGGATGGAGACTAGGGTGGACATGGGCTAAAAAAGAGGTCATATGGAATGTAGTCGGAGCCAAAGCAACACGTCAAGGCGACTGCTCCCGTTTTAAAAGAAACATTCCACATAGCTGTTCAAAAAACCCGACAATTATCGACTTGAAGCCCGACGCTCCCTATAACCAAAGGATTGCCAATTGTTGTCGAGGAGGGGTGCTTAGTTCTTGGTTTGGCTATCGACCACATTCGGTTAGCGCATTTCAAATTAGTGTCGGAAATGCTGGTACTACTAATAGGACCGTCCGAATGCCTAAAAAATTTACGTTTGATGCACCCGGAGCTGTTTATACATGTGGCCCTTCAAAGATTATTAGGCCTACAATATTCATTACTGCTGATAGGAGGAGAATGACTCAAGCGTTGA TGACTTGGAACGTTACCTGCTTGTATTCTGGCGTCAAAAGGTTTACGTAA